TTCAAGAGCCTGCGTTGCAATAGATTCTTATAATAAGGATTCAATTTGTGCGTTCAATAAAATAGGTTTTTATAAGACAAAAGAATATTGGTTAAGAAAAATCTTTTTTAGTAAAAAGATTTTTGTAAAAAATTTATAATTTATTTTTATATGGATCTTTAACTCTAGGCATCAAAAAAATATTCTTTTTCTATTATTTTTTATTTGTATTGATATGAAACAGTTTATAGAAAGGGCAGAAACCATTAATACCCGTAAAGATGAGTATAAATCCAACAAACCAGCCAATAATTCTAAAAGTATTTGGAGAGAAGGCAATTATCCGAGCAAGCAAGTATTTTACGGAAGGAGACATATAATATCCTGTATCAAATAAATTTTTGATATTTGTTACCTGAGTGCCAAGATAGAAAATTAGAATACCTATTGCTACTCTTATAATTCTTTCGAATTTATTAACGTTTACTGTATCGTTGTCGTTATTCATTTTGATGGTTTTTTTGGTATTTTCTTTGGTTGTTTATATGGAAGAGGCACATAGTATACAGACGGTCTTAGAGTTGGATTTTGGGGGTATAGATTCATTAGCAGATAAACTTCTTCTGGCATATTTTTGGAAACATTCAATCCTAATTTTTCTGCTTCTTGATATATAATGGGATAGTCATGAGTCCATTTGCCTTCTGTCAATATTTTTGCAATTTGTTCGGCTTTTTTTTCAGAATAGTCATTTGAGATGAGTATTGTTTTGACAAATGTTTTTACTTGGCGCACAGCCTTTTTTGCCATATCTGCCAAAATTAGTGTTTCATCGTCTATCTTATTTTTATTTTTTTCCTTTAAGACTTTCAAAATTGAAGAAGCAGGATACTGCCCCAGTTGTGGATCTATGGGACCCAAAACAGCGTTTTCATCCATTATAATCTCATCAGCGGCAAGAGAAATCATTGTTCCCCCGCTCATTGCATAATGTGGGATAAATACGTTGACTTTTCCTTTGTGTTGTATTAATGCATGGGCTATTTGTTCTGTTGCGAGCACCAATCCTCCTGGGGTATGCAGTATAATATC
The Caldisericota bacterium genome window above contains:
- a CDS encoding DUF2892 domain-containing protein, encoding MNNDNDTVNVNKFERIIRVAIGILIFYLGTQVTNIKNLFDTGYYMSPSVKYLLARIIAFSPNTFRIIGWFVGFILIFTGINGFCPFYKLFHINTNKK